The Triticum aestivum cultivar Chinese Spring chromosome 7B, IWGSC CS RefSeq v2.1, whole genome shotgun sequence genome window below encodes:
- the LOC123158639 gene encoding 3beta-hydroxysteroid-dehydrogenase/decarboxylase-like, with translation MQTLEGVDTVFHTATADQIKNNFQLHYKVNIEGTPNVIEACNKCKVKTPIYTSSSGVVFDGVHGLFGGDESTPYPHKFPDAYTQTKAEAENLVMRANGIDELLTCCIRPGTIFGPGDTIVPTLVSYGGMMIIVGDGKNCDDFVYVENVVHAHICAKKTLSMKDGAKRSGGKTYFITNMEPVNMWDFIYMVLEELGYKSRVRLRIPLCLLEPITFLVDWSYNNIFSHYGMRQPGMLTSTRIKYVTLNRTFQCKNAVEQLGYKAIVSFKEGVNMTTEFYKCLRARDMRISI, from the exons CTCTGGAAGGGGTAGATACTGTTTTCCACACTGCTACTGCGGATCAGATCAAGAACAACTTCCAACTCCATTACAAGGTCAACATCGAGGGTACGCCA AATGTCATTGAGGCTTGTAACAAATGCAAGGTTAAGACACCCATATACACTAGTTCCAGTGGAGTTGTATTCGATGGAGTTCATGGCCTTTTTGGTGGAGATGAATCGACACCATATCCACATAAG TTTCCTGATGCATACACACAAACCAAggcagaagccgaaaatttggtGATGAGAGCCAATGGAATAGATGAGCTTCTCACTTGTTGTATACGTCCTGGCACCATCTTTGGCCCTGGTGACACAATAGTGCCAACTTTGGTTTCTTACGGAGGAATGATG ATCATTGTTGGTGATGGCAAGAATTGTGATGATTTTGTATATGTTGAGAATGTGGTGCATGCTCATATATGTGCCAAGAAAACCCTTTCTATGAAAGACGGTGCAAAGAGAAGTGGAGGCAAA ACCTACTTTATAACTAATATGGAGCCAGTGAATATGTGGGACTTTATTTACATGGTTTTGGAAGAACTTGGATACAAAAG CCGTGTCAGATTAAGAATACCTTTATGTCTTCTCGAGCCGATAACATTTCTGGTAGACTGGAGCTATAATAATATATTCTCGCACTATGGAATGCGTCAACCTGGCATGCTAACATCCACAAGAATTAAGTATGTGACCCTCAATAGAACATTCCAGTGCAAGAATGCTGTTGAACAACTTGGTTACAAAGCAATAGTGTCATTCAAG GAGGGAGTAAATATGACTACCGAATTCTACAAGTGCTTAAGGGCGCGAGATATGCGCATTTCTATTTGA